The genomic segment aaacatcaaaaatacaagaatttaaaaacaaaaggaataATTCAAAATTTCAGTGTCCGTGACACAGTGCATCCCCACCTCCAAAGGGGAGGATTTCAGATCCTGACCCAAACTCAGCTGACACAAGTGGGTGATGGAAGTCTCCAgggatgaaaaacaaaaaacatcaacaCAAGGGCTGGGGCTAGTAGAACAGGGTAGCTGTTCATTTGGCTAAAACAGAGGGGAAGCATGGCTGAGGTTCAGATCTGTGGGATGGCCAACAGAGAAAATGAAGCAATTCAGGGGCCCAGCTTGCAGCAGAGGGACAGCTACAGAGTTGTTCGGGGGGTGGCAAGGAGGCCTGTGACAGAGACTGGACCATTCCTGAGGCATGGCAGGAGGTTGTGACATAATGGGACACCTCTGGTGGCTTGGCTCGTAACTGGCAGAGGACTGGATTCCTCAGGTGGCCAAGATCGGCTGAGTCCATCAGGGGCCTAAGGTGAAGGGTCAAAGGACAGTTTGGACTCTACGTCCTCTGGCTCAGAGGACGTAGAGCTCAAGGTCCTCCAGATAAGGACACTTAGGTGGCTTCTGGGCCTGCAATGTGGGGCACACGAGCTCAGGCTTGGGCTGCTTGGGCTCTGGTGACTGTGGCTGCCCAGCAGGGCACGCAGACCAGACTGGCTCAGGATCTGACAGCTTCAGTTCAGGTTCGGGATGCTTGAGAAGCACCTTGATGCTCAGCGCAAAGGATGCTTGGAGTTAGCTAGTATAGGTTGCTCAGAGTTGACAAGGCCTGGAGGGACAACACCCAATATCCATGACATCCCTTATGACATTATTGCTTTTACAAAGTATTAAGTATtgtataataattataataataaatatggaCAAGTAGTCCTTGTGAGCCAAAAGCTTGGCTTTCAGACCCTCTAAGTGCTCAGTTTCGATTCCTGCTATTGTCTTTTTACGAGTCCAGTGATGGAAGGTAGTCCTAAAATGACCACCTGCAGCACAGGCTCTGGCTGTAAGCACAGAAGGCCCATCCACACACTATGTAAATGTTCTGTTTACAGGGTCAAGCCAAATAAAAGAAAGTTGtcttttttcaaaaataacATGACCTGACATGAAGCAACAAGGTCCAGTATAACAGCTGTTCCTTCTTCTCTAGTCACAGGCTGGATGGCTGCAGCATGACTTTGGTCACCTGTCGGTCTTCAAAAAGTCCAGCTGGAATCACCTGGTTCACAAGTTTGTCATTGGTCATTTAAAGGTAACCTCTCTCAGTTATATTCTTTTCATATAAATTAAACACAGGTATTAAAAGACTGATTCTCTCAGGGAGCTTCTGCCAACTGGTGGAATCACCGACATTTCCAGCATCACGCTAAACCCAACATCTTCACCAAGGACCCCGATATCAACATGCTGAATGTCTTTGTACTTGGCCAGACTCAACCTGTGGAGGCAAGCAGGACCAAACTAATATTTCTGATTTCTTCAAACATTCAAACAGTCCAACTTCTTAACACCCCCTCTTTACCTCTGTGTTGCAGTACGGGATAAAGAAGATCAAAAACATGCCCTACAATCACCAACACCAGTACTTCTTTCTTGGTATGTTTTGTCCGAGAAGAATAAAAACTATAATTTCACAATGTTGCAATTTTAAAGTaaatctttttgtatttttctttcagtgGGACCACCGCTGCTCATTCCAGTTTATTTCTACATGCAGATAATGAAGACCATGATATCCCGGCGTGACTGGGTGGTAAGCTATCAGGCTCTGGatggtttagtttagtttaaattaaatatttaaggataagggcaaaagaaaaacattaaagtaaAAACAGAGTAAGTGTAAAATAAGAATATGGTGAATTAAGATTCTTTTTAAGCAGAAattttcagaataaaatgaACTTTCTTGTCTTGTAAAGGATCTGGCGTGGTCCTTGTCGTACTACTTTCGATTCTTCTCCTGTTACATTCCCCTGTATGGCGTGTTTGGCTCATTGGCACTCATGTTTTTTGTCAGGtaaatatttataaaacaagtcaaacaattttttgattgctCTTCCTAAAACTACTGATATGTAAATCATTAACTCGTGATTTGTTACCAATTAACAGACTGACTCAAACTGTAACACACACCGTGGTACTCTTTAGCTCCATGCTATAGCATCTTTTCAATCAAAAgtattatattgttttaatgtTACAGGTTTTTGGAGAGTCACTGGTTTGTGTGGGTGACTCAAATGAATCACATACCGATGGACATCGATCATGAAAAGCACAGGGACTGGCTGACCATGCAGGTACCTGCACTACTTTTACATTTGATGACTAAAACCATTCcctttattatgtttttattaactCCTTTGTGCTCTTTTGACAGTTACAATCCACCTGTAATATTGAGCAGTCATCCTTCAACGACTGGTTCAGTGGACACCTCAACTTTCAAATCGAGCACCAGTAAGTGAAATGAGTGCAGCCAATGCAGACAAATGTATGTTCAGCATGCTCACACTGCTGAGAGTTCAAAGTAGATTACTGATATTAAATAAGAAACAGTTGTTCTACAGATACAATACTGTGCAAATGTCTTGAGATATTTAATCAGAATTTCAGGAGTGGGACTACACCTCATACACTCCCCTTCTCTGTCTATATATGACCCACCTGCACTACAAGctgtttgttcttgtttttgtgcCTCACCCTGACTCCCTTTTCCAATTTATTCGCCTCTCATTCGTACATGGGGGTCTGTCTGGTCCGGGAGTGGCTGCCGCTCCCCTCTGAGTCCTCCCCCAAACCGCACCTTCAATTCATGCGTGCACCATCTGCCGTTACCGTCGAGAAATGCAGTTGAACCTAAATGAGGATGTGGTCCCAGCTAGTGAATTTCCCTCCAATGAGCCAGACTTCCCTGTAATTTTTATAAAGgttcttgagcaatagttctccttTGTCCCTGATCATTTTCAAaagaatattttattgtttataaaGCCACTTAACCCTGAACTATTAACGGTGTTATATTTTGCTTAAAAGGAGCCAGACTTTATTGCAACTTTTTGCagtggtcttgagcaacagttttttaaggttttctgcttttttattcAATATCAGTTGACTATTCTCAGAAAGacgtttctttgtttgttacacTACTTAATACAGACCTATGACTAATTCaagcatttaaaaaaggaaCTCAAGTGTCTATGTATAACAAACAACTTAGCAAACAACCATTGTGAAATAGTATCTTTAAACACTTTGTTCCCGGTAGTGGATGGGTGGCTGTCGAGACTTCATTTTTAAgcaagcaggaaaaaaaggcaGAGGTAATAACACAAGAGCtgcactgaaaatcagtgacaacagTGATCATCGAAATTCTCCTCAATATGACACCTGATGATcgaaggtcaggagagaggcacaacagtgagtgtctacatccatctgtaaaacatggtggaggctctgtcatggtttggggctgcatttcagccagtgttgaagttgatggaattatgaacacagaaaagaacAGTCAGATTTTGATTCACCACATCACACGTTTTCCACCAAAAACATCTAATTGACCATTGCATTTATAATGATGATCACACACAGTCCCAGTGCAGTAAAAGACatagaaaaacaacacaactgGACTCCCCAGAACCCAGACCTCAGCTttgttgaagcagtgtgggatcatgttgatGTTGGTTAAGCCAGCACCCAAAGATGAGCTTTgcatgaggggtggctcaagacatttttttttgcaaaactgTACAAGCATCAAAGATCCACGAAACTCTCTCTTTACCTACTTTAAAGTGAACCATGCCGTCATATCTGAGGGaaacttcctgtttcttttctctctcaagCTTGTTCCCTACGATGCCGCGCCACAACTACCACCTGGTTGCCCAACAGGTCCGCGCACTCTGTGAGAAACATGGGATTCCTTACCGGGTGAAAACTTTGTGGCGAGGCTTTGCTGATATTGTCACGTAAGTGCAGACTGTTAAAAAGATTGTAAATACAGTGCATGGCTCAGTCTTCTTTTATggaaagactgatttttcttttggacTTTTACAGGTCACTGAAAAGCTCGGGGGACCTCTGGCTTGATGCATATCTCCATAAATAACAGACGGCATTTCCTCCACTGATGTAAAGgaagtgtttttctctttttcatcagAAACCGATTGTATCCATTATAAGTTTAAAATTCAGTCGATATTGTGGGAGGATTTTTCTCATTGTTGGTGTTATTGTTAagtctttgtttggttttcagaTTTGCTGATTTTTATCGATCACAGGGTTTTCATAAGTTGCCTTAAGAATATCTTGATCAGCAGCAGTGTGATGTTATAAGCACAGTTGTGAAACTTGCCCCTGTGACTTATTTAAAATGAGttttcatatttctaacttgtGATACTATTTGAATGATTAAACAGGACCATTTGTTTTGACTCAAACAACAAACTatatattaaaatgtttattatctCCTGTCTAACGTGTAACTTTGTGTAACTTAAAATACAGCTCttctgttctgctctttcagtATACAATAAAGAAACCGTGTTGAAAGAAACAGTCACCAAATCTATTTTAGAAAACACATTCCAACAAAAAGCTCAATGTAAATGACAGCAACATATATACTGCATATAATCTCGCTTTtactgacaaaaacaacaaaatgcagaagcatTGCTCGCTAAGTGTTGCTGAAACCCCGCAAAATCTTGATAATTTTACACTATCTTTAAGCTGTTGAGCTATTCGCCCACCAAGACCATATGGTGGACACCTTTTTATCGGATTCCCTCCACATCTCTGAGAGGTTATGTTACTAATTAATCTTACCGTTGTGAGCTGTTCAAACAGGCGCTTCAAAACCAATCATGGTTATTAACAGCAGAGTTACACAATGAGGTTTTAGGACTATTTTTtcatgaaagaaagaaataaaaataaaaataatcatttgaGATCcgcaaaacaaaatgaaacctATTTGGACTCAAAATTAAAGTTTGACTTTGTTTCTGATACTGGGTATGTTATAACAAGAgaataaacagtaaaatattCAGAAACGTATCACACTGGATTACTGATCTTTGCCTCAAAGATGTAATGTGTGCTCAGTGATGAT from the Oreochromis niloticus isolate F11D_XX linkage group LG7, O_niloticus_UMD_NMBU, whole genome shotgun sequence genome contains:
- the LOC100700077 gene encoding fatty acid desaturase 2; protein product: MGGGGQQTEPGEPASGKAKGVYTWEEVQSHCSRNDQWLVVDRKVYNITQWAKRHPGGSRVIGHYAGEDATEAFTAFHPDLKFVQKFLKPLLIGELAATEPSQDRDKNAALVQDFETLRDQVEKKGLFRAQPLFFFLHLGHIILIEALAWLIVSMWGTGWILTLLCSVLLATAQSQAGWLQHDFGHLSVFKKSSWNHLVHKFVIGHLKGASANWWNHRHFQHHAKPNIFTKDPDINMLNVFVLGQTQPVEYGIKKIKNMPYNHQHQYFFLVGPPLLIPVYFYMQIMKTMISRRDWVDLAWSLSYYFRFFSCYIPLYGVFGSLALMFFVRFLESHWFVWVTQMNHIPMDIDHEKHRDWLTMQLQSTCNIEQSSFNDWFSGHLNFQIEHHLFPTMPRHNYHLVAQQVRALCEKHGIPYRVKTLWRGFADIVTSLKSSGDLWLDAYLHK